In the genome of Pueribacillus theae, one region contains:
- a CDS encoding protein arginine kinase, producing MSLQRFISEAISPWMKQSGPDDDIVLSSRIRLARNIEKYTFPILTYQNEGEEVLNQIRQQVDNSHPNKLELLLMKDLEQIEKQVLVEKHLISPHLASDSSFGAVLLSEDESVSIMINEEDHIRIQCLSSGLRLQEVLENANRFDDWLEEKNDFAFDEKRGYLTSCPTNVGTGMRASVMMHLPALVLTQQLNHIIPAINQLGLVVRGIYGEGSEALGNLFQISNQITLGKSETDIVEDLKSVVLQLIERERLARQMLLQNSKIQLEDRLYRSYGVLKNCRIIDSKEAAKCLSDVRLGIDLSLIGGVSRTILNELMILTQPGFLQQYAGELLGPDQRDIRRAAIIRETLKLKEISDEERGGSQK from the coding sequence ATGTCTCTTCAGCGATTTATATCCGAAGCAATCAGTCCTTGGATGAAGCAGTCAGGGCCCGATGATGATATTGTTCTAAGCAGCCGGATAAGATTAGCAAGAAATATAGAAAAATACACATTTCCGATTTTAACTTACCAAAATGAGGGAGAAGAGGTTTTAAACCAAATTAGACAGCAAGTTGACAATAGCCATCCAAATAAACTTGAACTCCTTTTAATGAAAGATTTGGAGCAGATTGAAAAACAAGTGTTAGTTGAAAAGCATTTAATTAGTCCACACCTGGCAAGTGATTCATCGTTTGGTGCTGTCCTGCTTAGTGAAGATGAATCTGTCAGCATCATGATAAATGAAGAGGATCATATTCGCATCCAATGCCTCTCTTCAGGGCTGCGCCTGCAAGAAGTGCTTGAAAATGCAAACCGTTTTGATGACTGGCTCGAAGAGAAGAACGACTTTGCATTTGATGAAAAGCGGGGTTACTTAACAAGCTGCCCAACGAATGTGGGGACAGGGATGCGGGCTTCGGTCATGATGCATTTGCCTGCATTAGTATTAACTCAGCAGTTAAACCATATTATCCCTGCAATTAATCAACTTGGACTCGTTGTTAGAGGAATTTACGGGGAAGGTAGCGAAGCATTAGGTAACCTTTTTCAAATTTCAAATCAAATCACGCTTGGCAAATCGGAAACTGATATTGTAGAAGATTTGAAAAGTGTTGTGCTGCAATTAATTGAACGGGAGCGGCTTGCCCGTCAAATGTTGCTTCAAAATTCAAAGATTCAACTTGAAGACAGACTTTACCGTTCATACGGCGTGTTGAAAAATTGCCGGATTATTGACTCAAAAGAAGCAGCAAAATGTTTGTCTGATGTGCGTCTAGGCATCGACCTTTCTCTTATCGGTGGTGTTTCCCGCACGATTTTAAATGAATTAATGATTTTGACCCAGCCAGGATTTTTGCAACAATATGCTGGTGAACTTCTTGGTCCAGACCAAAGAGATATTCGGAGAGCAGCAATTATTCGAGAAACATTAAAGCTAAAAGAAATATCTGATGAAGAAAGAGGAGGTAGTCAAAAATGA
- a CDS encoding UvrB/UvrC motif-containing protein, with product MKCQDCKAQPATLHFTKIINGEKMETHLCENCAKNKSDALYGQNNFSIHQLLSGLLNFEHPIKQSQPNNFQVFHNLKCEKCGMTYEQFTKIGRFGCAHCYKTFDEKLDPLLKRVHSGNNTHSGKIPKRGGAKIHVRKRIQVLKNKMQNYIEQEEFEKAAEIRDELRSLENNYKNKKGE from the coding sequence GTGAAATGCCAAGATTGCAAAGCTCAGCCGGCAACACTTCACTTTACTAAAATTATAAATGGGGAGAAGATGGAAACGCATTTGTGTGAAAACTGCGCCAAAAACAAGAGTGATGCGTTGTACGGCCAAAACAACTTTTCGATTCACCAACTATTGTCAGGGTTATTAAATTTTGAGCATCCGATCAAACAATCACAGCCAAATAACTTCCAAGTTTTTCATAACTTAAAATGCGAAAAGTGCGGCATGACGTATGAACAGTTTACAAAAATTGGCCGTTTCGGCTGTGCACACTGCTATAAGACGTTTGACGAAAAACTTGATCCGTTGCTAAAGCGGGTTCATAGCGGCAACAATACCCACTCTGGGAAAATACCGAAACGGGGCGGTGCCAAAATCCATGTCAGAAAGAGGATTCAAGTTTTAAAAAATAAGATGCAAAATTATATTGAACAGGAAGAGTTCGAAAAAGCGGCTGAAATACGCGACGAACTTCGTTCCCTTGAAAATAATTATAAAAATAAAAAGGGGGAATGA
- a CDS encoding CtsR family transcriptional regulator yields MKNISDIIEAYLKSILTGSEKDAVEIKRHEIAERFQCVPSQINYVINTRFTIEKGYIVESKRGGGGYIRIMKIQASDKADLIDQLLQLIDNKLTQQASENLILRLLEERVISEREARIMLSAVDRATINVNLPMRDELRANLLKAMLLTLKYKT; encoded by the coding sequence AAGTATTTTAACTGGAAGCGAGAAAGATGCCGTTGAAATTAAGCGCCATGAAATTGCAGAAAGATTTCAATGTGTCCCCTCACAAATTAATTATGTCATAAATACAAGATTTACAATTGAAAAAGGGTATATTGTGGAAAGTAAAAGGGGTGGGGGTGGATATATTCGCATTATGAAAATCCAAGCGAGCGATAAGGCAGACTTAATCGACCAATTGCTTCAATTAATTGATAATAAATTAACACAGCAAGCATCGGAAAATCTCATTTTGCGCCTTCTTGAAGAGAGAGTCATCTCTGAAAGGGAAGCGAGAATTATGTTAAGTGCCGTTGACCGGGCAACAATTAATGTGAATTTGCCGATGAGGGATGAATTGAGAGCGAATTTATTAAAAGCGATGCTTTTAACATTAAAATATAAAACGTAA